A segment of the Xylanivirga thermophila genome:
TCCTCTGCCCTATCAAAGGCAAATATCCCATATATTATTGCAATAAACAAATGGGATGAAAATAAAGAGTATAAAATTCCAGAACATATCCCCAAAGTCCCAATCATATACACTTCAGCTAAGGATAACTACGGTATACAAAAACTTATATCAGAGATATGCAAATTGAAATCACCCGATGATAATATGATGCACCTAGTAGATGGACTGATAGATACTGGGGATACTGCCATTTTAGTAGTGCCAATAGATAATGCTGCTCCAAAAGGAAGGCTTATACTCCCCCAGCAGCAGGTGATAAGGGATATATTGGATCATAACGCCTATGCAATTATTACCAAGCCAGACGGGCTAAAAGATATACTCCAATCACTCAAAGCATCTCCTAATGTGGTTATAACCGATTCTCAAGCCTTTAGTTATGTAGATAAGATAGTACCTTCTAGTATCTTCCTTACTTCCTTTTCTATCTTATTTGCTAGATATAAAGGAGATCTAAGGCTGTTTTATGAAGGCATAAAATCAATAGACAACTTAAAAGATGGGGATTGTATATTAATATCTGAAGGCTGCACACATCATAGACAGGATGACGATATAGGCAAGGTAAAGATTCCAAATATGCTGCTTGAAAAAACAGGTAAAAAACTTAAGTTTAAACATACATCAGGTGGTTTTTTTGAAGAGGATATCTCGTCATATGCCCTTATTGTTCACTGTGGTGCCTGCATGCTAAATAAAAAAGAAATGGAATATAGGCAATCCCTGGCAAGTAGAGAAGATATCCCTATGGTAAACTATGGAATGGTGCTGGCATACGGCACAGGTATCCTTAAGAGGGCTCTAAAACCCTTTGAAGATGAGATTTTATAATATGAGAGGAGCATAAAATATGAACTTTTTAGAAAAATACAAAAAAGACTTCGAAGAATATGACAACATGGAAAAGGATTTTATAGACGACGACCTAATATGGAGTCAGCTAAATAAATGGGAAAATCCAAAGCCATCTGATGTACGTCAAGTGCTTAAAAAGG
Coding sequences within it:
- the hydF gene encoding [FeFe] hydrogenase H-cluster maturation GTPase HydF encodes the protein MNSTIRADRLHIGIFGKRNAGKSSLINAITGQDTALVSKIAGTTTDPVYKSMEIPPIGPIVIIDTPGIDDTGDLGSMRVKKTKEILRKVDIAIIVVSHDAPWDKNEYDLSSALSKANIPYIIAINKWDENKEYKIPEHIPKVPIIYTSAKDNYGIQKLISEICKLKSPDDNMMHLVDGLIDTGDTAILVVPIDNAAPKGRLILPQQQVIRDILDHNAYAIITKPDGLKDILQSLKASPNVVITDSQAFSYVDKIVPSSIFLTSFSILFARYKGDLRLFYEGIKSIDNLKDGDCILISEGCTHHRQDDDIGKVKIPNMLLEKTGKKLKFKHTSGGFFEEDISSYALIVHCGACMLNKKEMEYRQSLASREDIPMVNYGMVLAYGTGILKRALKPFEDEIL